A single window of Acidimicrobiia bacterium DNA harbors:
- a CDS encoding TlpA disulfide reductase family protein, with product MNARASKPSEFGLLARTSRRHWGGVLAVLVSLLMVLASSCSSDNQAVKPNGSGAAAGNANGDSVSVAYNAVDAVTGEAVSIDDLVGRPAMVSSWATWCAPCRRELPALERLHLEQPKDGLQVVIVNLDSSTRDETIIQKMVDDLDLTMTQWRDGDDNFTQIFKGFGVPMSVLIDSSGQIVHTWHGAINPDSEGVRSIIEKVL from the coding sequence ATGAATGCTCGAGCTAGTAAACCATCAGAATTCGGATTGTTAGCTCGGACGTCACGGCGGCACTGGGGCGGCGTTTTAGCTGTCTTGGTGTCGCTGCTGATGGTTTTAGCTAGTTCTTGTAGTTCCGATAATCAGGCGGTGAAACCGAACGGCAGTGGTGCCGCGGCTGGTAATGCCAATGGCGACAGTGTGTCCGTTGCTTATAACGCAGTCGATGCTGTTACCGGAGAAGCGGTTTCAATAGATGACCTGGTGGGGCGACCTGCCATGGTTTCGAGTTGGGCTACCTGGTGTGCGCCCTGTCGACGTGAGCTTCCGGCGTTGGAGCGCTTGCATTTGGAACAGCCCAAAGACGGGCTACAGGTGGTGATTGTGAACCTGGATTCCTCAACACGCGACGAGACCATCATCCAAAAGATGGTTGACGATCTTGATCTCACCATGACGCAATGGCGCGATGGTGACGACAATTTTACCCAGATTTTTAAGGGTTTCGGGGTACCGATGTCGGTCTTAATCGATTCCTCTGGCCAAATCGTGCACACCTGGCACGGCGCTATCAACCCCGATAGCGAAGGTGTCCGCAGCATTATTGAAAAAGTTCTTTAG
- a CDS encoding cytochrome c — protein MKRSNFRAVLGVLAVVFSFTLLAAACGDDDDSGSSGNGGTSTTAAADNGDSNGGSAGGDAAAGKDLYAGSCVSCHGADAKGLPNLGKDLVDSDFLHDLSDADAVAFIKQGRTAADPENTTGVDMPPKGGNPALNDDDINDIVAYLRSIAE, from the coding sequence ATGAAGAGGTCTAATTTCAGAGCAGTGCTGGGCGTGCTAGCAGTGGTTTTTAGTTTTACATTGTTAGCGGCAGCGTGCGGAGACGACGATGATTCAGGTAGCAGCGGTAACGGAGGAACTTCCACCACTGCAGCGGCCGATAACGGCGATTCCAACGGTGGATCGGCTGGGGGAGATGCTGCCGCAGGCAAAGACCTATATGCAGGAAGCTGCGTGTCATGTCACGGTGCCGATGCTAAGGGTTTGCCAAATCTAGGCAAAGACTTGGTTGATTCCGACTTTCTCCATGACTTAAGCGACGCCGATGCAGTGGCTTTTATTAAGCAAGGTCGTACGGCCGCTGACCCTGAGAACACTACGGGCGTTGATATGCCGCCTAAGGGTGGAAACCCGGCCTTAAATGATGACGACATCAACGACATTGTGGCCTATCTTCGGTCGATCGCCGAGTAA
- a CDS encoding nitrous oxide reductase accessory protein NosL produces the protein MRRLITIRVGFWPLLLAILLAGTVSISGCSDDVASGPPKISYGRDTCDFCHMIISEARYAAAYRDGNGKPYIFDDIEDLVLHAEEHGHSSDMTAWVHDYNTEEWLEVDDAWFVFSPEIPTPMAGGMVAFETEQAANDFAETVEGEVLRWDGILTHVAEGGDAGSTHEHGGH, from the coding sequence ATGAGGCGACTTATCACAATTAGAGTGGGCTTTTGGCCGCTGTTGTTGGCCATATTGTTGGCCGGAACTGTGAGCATTTCCGGTTGCTCAGATGACGTGGCTTCGGGCCCACCGAAGATCAGTTATGGGCGCGACACCTGCGATTTTTGCCACATGATAATCAGCGAAGCACGCTATGCCGCCGCTTATCGAGATGGTAATGGCAAGCCGTATATTTTCGATGATATTGAAGATCTGGTGCTGCACGCCGAAGAACACGGCCATAGCAGTGACATGACGGCTTGGGTGCATGATTACAACACTGAGGAATGGCTAGAAGTTGACGATGCTTGGTTTGTATTCTCGCCCGAGATTCCAACGCCCATGGCAGGGGGAATGGTGGCTTTTGAAACTGAGCAAGCCGCCAACGATTTTGCCGAAACAGTTGAGGGTGAGGTCCTTCGGTGGGACGGAATACTCACCCATGTGGCCGAAGGGGGTGATGCCGGCTCGACACATGAGCATGGCGGCCACTAA
- a CDS encoding ABC transporter permease subunit yields the protein METVQEHQPKARERTEARVVRVLAFKELHDALRDRWLWLYAGAFAVLATSISSISASNTSTIGFTGFGRTASSLVALAQMVVPLMGLTIGARSVAGQRERGTLTFLLSHPVNATEVYLGIFLGNVVSLLAAVSAGFGIAGGVSALRGAPVDGVELVWLALLAWLLAVSMVGVGMVVSTISSRSATAMGLALVLWLAFVLLGNLGLMGTATATRMGEGSLFMAAVANPVEAFRLSAMTMLDGSLDVLGPIGNYAVDRFGDRVSWVTGGSLAIWTIIPALVGGVVFTRRAER from the coding sequence ATGGAAACGGTACAAGAGCATCAACCAAAGGCCCGTGAACGCACCGAAGCTCGTGTGGTTCGGGTGCTGGCTTTCAAAGAACTTCACGACGCACTGCGAGACCGCTGGCTATGGCTTTATGCGGGGGCCTTTGCGGTTCTGGCCACCTCGATTAGTTCTATTTCAGCGTCCAATACCTCAACCATTGGATTTACGGGCTTTGGTCGCACGGCCTCATCATTAGTGGCTTTGGCCCAAATGGTTGTGCCTTTAATGGGCCTAACTATCGGGGCTCGCAGTGTGGCTGGTCAGCGCGAACGCGGCACGCTGACGTTCTTATTGTCGCATCCGGTTAACGCCACCGAGGTGTACCTGGGCATTTTCTTAGGGAATGTGGTGTCGCTCTTGGCCGCGGTGTCAGCGGGTTTCGGCATCGCAGGAGGGGTGTCTGCACTTCGGGGGGCACCGGTCGATGGTGTCGAGTTGGTGTGGTTGGCGCTTTTGGCGTGGCTCTTGGCGGTTTCCATGGTCGGTGTGGGCATGGTGGTTAGCACCATTTCGAGCCGAAGCGCCACGGCGATGGGCTTAGCGTTAGTGCTGTGGTTGGCCTTTGTGCTCTTGGGCAACCTTGGGCTCATGGGCACCGCTACCGCCACCCGAATGGGTGAGGGCAGCCTGTTCATGGCGGCCGTTGCGAACCCCGTTGAGGCTTTCCGCTTGTCAGCGATGACCATGCTCGATGGTTCGCTTGATGTATTAGGACCTATCGGAAACTATGCCGTGGACCGTTTTGGTGATCGAGTCAGTTGGGTCACCGGCGGATCTCTGGCAATTTGGACGATTATTCCTGCCTTGGTGGGCGGAGTGGTATTTACCAGAAGGGCAGAACGATGA
- a CDS encoding ABC transporter ATP-binding protein, with the protein MIRVRNLVKRYGSAVVVDNVSFNVEPGEAVALWGPNGAGKSTIMRCLLGAIRFSGNVEIGGFDVRKRPKSARTLIGYVPQHLSFYDDITVAETVALSARLRRIDVAAGMVQLERVELAEHQRKRVGALSGGMKQRLGIALALMADPPVLLLDEPTSSLDVVSRASVLEVFEGLRDSRRVIVLTSHHLEEVGVIADRVIAMDAGVPVLVSEPATLAEKLGLRSWMHVSIDDSDIDSSIDVLTAAGFEASTNSRGVLVEVTAGEKGRALNALSAAGILLRDVDVWR; encoded by the coding sequence ATGATACGAGTTCGTAATTTAGTTAAGCGTTACGGTTCGGCTGTCGTGGTCGATAACGTTTCGTTCAACGTTGAGCCCGGTGAAGCTGTGGCATTGTGGGGTCCTAATGGGGCTGGCAAGAGCACCATTATGCGATGTTTGTTGGGTGCTATTCGGTTCTCTGGCAACGTTGAAATCGGTGGTTTTGACGTACGCAAGCGACCGAAATCGGCTCGCACATTAATCGGCTATGTGCCACAACATCTTTCCTTCTACGACGACATCACCGTGGCCGAAACCGTTGCCCTTTCAGCTCGGCTGCGCCGAATCGATGTGGCGGCTGGCATGGTGCAACTAGAGCGGGTTGAACTAGCTGAACATCAACGCAAACGAGTAGGTGCGCTCTCGGGGGGAATGAAACAGCGTCTGGGCATCGCGTTAGCGCTAATGGCCGACCCGCCAGTGCTGTTACTCGATGAACCAACCTCATCTCTCGATGTGGTTTCGCGTGCTTCAGTATTAGAAGTCTTTGAGGGTCTACGCGATTCCAGGCGAGTGATTGTGCTCACCTCGCACCATTTGGAAGAGGTTGGGGTGATCGCGGATCGGGTGATTGCCATGGACGCTGGCGTGCCGGTCTTGGTGTCAGAGCCCGCCACGCTGGCAGAGAAATTGGGCCTGCGTTCATGGATGCATGTGAGTATCGACGACAGCGATATTGATTCTTCGATCGACGTTCTGACCGCGGCTGGTTTCGAGGCCAGCACTAATAGTCGTGGCGTGTTGGTTGAAGTTACCGCCGGAGAAAAAGGACGCGCTTTGAATGCGCTCAGTGCTGCCGGAATTCTGCTTAGAGATGTGGATGTGTGGCGCTAA
- the nosD gene encoding nitrous oxide reductase family maturation protein NosD: protein MRFPLALLLAVAVSLTGVWLLVSTSKADGQVANIESAIDLASLIAKTPAGETLNLPAGVYAGGVEIDKAITLKGEPGTIIDAFGHGSVITINAADVVLDGLEIRGTGATIANADSAVYAKKAPRTTVQDCVIHDALFGVYLLEAPDSVVLRNDIRSKEVRLTMRGDGVHVYQSPGTLVQGNEVREGRDIIAFFSSDTRIIDNKVEDGRYGLHIMYSDNVDVQGNIMFRNSTAIYVMYSRDSEIKNNVLSFSAGPSGYGMATKESDIPLVSGNRFVGNRVGVFMDTTPFNAGKKLRFDQNVFAYNISGVLFQPSIHDTEFTGNAFIDNQEQISITTGGVLRGNDWTIDGVGNYWSDYAGYDRNGDGLGDIPYRAESLYDSMTDRHPKLRFFAETPAAQALDAAARAFPSLRPDPKAVDVAPLVHAPELPKIEGMPEGASRSVLAYMSILLLGLAAILVWRGTRPLGRVAT from the coding sequence ATGCGATTTCCTCTCGCTTTGTTGCTGGCTGTGGCGGTGAGCCTGACCGGGGTTTGGCTCTTGGTTTCGACCAGCAAGGCCGACGGTCAAGTTGCCAATATTGAATCGGCAATTGATCTAGCGTCTTTGATTGCTAAAACCCCAGCGGGTGAGACTCTTAACTTGCCAGCCGGGGTTTATGCCGGTGGTGTGGAAATTGACAAGGCCATAACCCTAAAGGGCGAGCCCGGTACCATTATTGACGCCTTTGGGCACGGTTCTGTAATCACGATCAACGCTGCTGACGTGGTCTTAGATGGTCTTGAAATTCGCGGAACTGGTGCCACGATTGCCAATGCCGACTCGGCGGTGTACGCCAAAAAAGCGCCTCGTACGACCGTGCAAGACTGCGTGATACACGACGCATTGTTTGGGGTCTATCTCCTGGAAGCCCCCGACTCGGTGGTCTTACGGAATGACATTCGCTCTAAAGAGGTGAGGTTAACCATGCGCGGTGATGGTGTGCATGTCTACCAGTCGCCGGGCACGTTGGTCCAGGGAAACGAGGTGCGAGAAGGGCGAGATATAATTGCATTCTTTTCGTCGGATACCAGGATCATTGACAACAAGGTTGAAGACGGACGTTACGGACTGCATATTATGTACTCCGATAATGTTGATGTGCAGGGCAACATTATGTTTCGCAATTCAACTGCCATCTATGTGATGTATAGTCGCGATAGCGAAATCAAAAATAATGTGTTGTCTTTCAGTGCGGGGCCGAGTGGTTATGGTATGGCCACTAAAGAATCTGACATTCCACTAGTGAGCGGGAATCGGTTTGTGGGAAATCGGGTGGGAGTATTTATGGATACAACGCCATTCAATGCTGGTAAAAAGCTCCGTTTCGATCAGAACGTGTTTGCTTACAATATTTCTGGTGTGTTGTTTCAGCCGTCCATACATGACACCGAGTTCACCGGCAATGCTTTCATTGACAACCAGGAACAGATCTCAATCACTACCGGTGGAGTTCTACGCGGGAACGACTGGACGATTGATGGCGTAGGTAATTACTGGAGCGATTACGCCGGGTATGACCGCAACGGTGATGGCCTAGGCGACATTCCTTACCGTGCTGAAAGCTTGTACGACTCTATGACTGATCGTCACCCTAAGCTACGTTTTTTCGCCGAGACACCGGCAGCGCAAGCTTTGGACGCCGCGGCCCGAGCCTTTCCATCATTGCGACCTGACCCTAAGGCGGTCGATGTGGCGCCGTTGGTGCACGCACCAGAACTGCCCAAAATTGAAGGCATGCCCGAGGGTGCTTCACGGAGCGTCTTGGCGTACATGTCGATACTGCTTCTAGGGCTTGCAGCGATCTTGGTGTGGCGCGGCACCAGACCCCTAGGACGGGTGGCGACATGA
- a CDS encoding cytochrome C: protein MGLMARVLGPRIPKDEYNEYRARYRLPTAFFIAAMMAILLSLLFPYWLLDLKAPQFPQGLHVKAYVNRLEGRVDPVTNSNDLEQLDALNHYVGMAGLDEGAEFERSIAVLSIVVFAGLLASAIAINSRYVVLMALPAMLFPFIFLLDLQYWLWRYGHTLDPRAPLANAVGEFTPRIFGTSKIAQFNTIAKPGTGLLLAFAAAILAALGLWFHRRAFKPLVLAAQEEQVIAATSELEEGDG from the coding sequence ATGGGTCTCATGGCCCGGGTGCTCGGTCCCCGAATACCTAAAGACGAGTACAACGAGTACAGGGCGCGTTACCGCCTACCGACGGCCTTCTTCATTGCCGCCATGATGGCAATCTTGCTATCTCTGTTGTTTCCATATTGGCTGCTTGACCTTAAAGCACCACAGTTTCCACAAGGCCTTCATGTCAAGGCCTATGTAAATCGGCTGGAAGGGCGAGTTGACCCAGTTACTAATTCCAACGATTTAGAACAGCTCGACGCTTTAAATCACTATGTTGGTATGGCGGGCCTCGATGAGGGTGCCGAGTTTGAACGCTCTATTGCTGTTCTTTCCATTGTGGTATTTGCAGGGTTATTAGCGTCAGCAATTGCTATTAATAGCCGATATGTGGTGTTGATGGCGCTGCCAGCAATGCTGTTTCCTTTTATTTTCCTATTAGATCTGCAGTATTGGTTATGGAGATATGGCCATACTTTAGATCCGCGGGCGCCACTGGCTAATGCAGTTGGTGAGTTTACCCCGCGTATTTTCGGTACTTCAAAAATTGCACAGTTCAATACCATCGCAAAACCTGGCACTGGCCTCCTGTTGGCATTCGCGGCAGCGATCTTGGCGGCACTCGGTTTGTGGTTCCACCGTCGAGCTTTCAAGCCGCTGGTATTAGCCGCGCAAGAGGAGCAGGTGATAGCAGCCACGAGCGAGCTAGAAGAAGGTGACGGTTAG
- the nosZ gene encoding Sec-dependent nitrous-oxide reductase — MALSSGIRHRRQRWRLIAAVLAVFAVIAAGCSDDGNGNGGGGGASGSVQQIAQERGLSEADLIAAAKTYVPSGQHDEFLTFASGGHSGQVHVIGVPSMRLLRTIGVFTPEPWQGWGYGNVATEEVLSQGHNPDHEELRWADTHHPALSETDGEYDGEFLFINDKSNSRVAVIDLRDFETKQIVYNRVANNDHGGTFATPNTDWVIEGGQYAAPLGGEFAPLDNYDDDYRGLITFWKFDRDAGRIDVSKSFSMELPPYWQDLCDSGKLASDGWVFCNSINTELATGMEHSGAEFEAGTSANETDFLHVINLNKAAEVFQNGGASEINGFPVIELNKVVSEGLLHFVPEPKSPHGVDVTPNGEYLTVSGKLDTHANVYSFKKIQDAIAAGVSETDQFGVPIIPMEDAIEAQVELGLGPLHTQYDDKGYAYTSLFLDSAIARWTLGNGMEPEGEEPWSLVTKTEVQYNVGHLTVAGGDTVNPDGRYLISMNKWSIDRFFPTGPLLPQNFQLMDISEGGQTMPVIYDSPIGVAEPHYAQIIRADKLNPYIVYPLGTDPSLMAGHSQPTEDAIGKNATLSEEDAGVIRDGKNVTINMTAIRSHYTPDLIEIEQGDHVVWHITNLETTQDATHGFAIPGYNITTSLEPGETATLEFDANVPGVFTYYCTEFCSALHLEMVGYFLVKP; from the coding sequence GTGGCACTTTCTTCTGGTATCCGGCATCGACGGCAACGTTGGCGCCTAATAGCGGCGGTTTTAGCAGTCTTCGCAGTAATTGCGGCGGGCTGCTCCGATGACGGTAATGGAAACGGCGGCGGGGGAGGTGCTTCTGGTTCGGTGCAACAGATTGCCCAAGAGCGTGGGCTTTCAGAAGCCGACCTCATCGCGGCCGCCAAGACCTACGTTCCCAGTGGTCAACACGACGAATTTCTAACGTTTGCTTCTGGAGGTCACTCCGGTCAGGTGCACGTAATAGGCGTTCCTTCAATGCGGTTGCTCCGCACAATTGGTGTATTCACGCCCGAGCCTTGGCAAGGTTGGGGTTATGGCAACGTGGCAACTGAGGAGGTCCTCAGCCAAGGACACAATCCCGATCACGAAGAGCTTCGTTGGGCTGACACTCACCATCCTGCACTTTCAGAAACTGACGGTGAATACGATGGTGAGTTCTTATTTATCAACGACAAATCAAACTCGCGGGTAGCGGTCATTGACCTTCGTGACTTTGAAACAAAACAGATTGTCTACAACCGCGTGGCCAACAACGACCACGGCGGTACCTTCGCTACCCCAAACACCGATTGGGTCATTGAAGGCGGCCAATATGCGGCGCCACTTGGTGGCGAGTTCGCACCGCTAGACAACTACGACGACGACTATCGGGGTCTCATTACCTTCTGGAAATTCGATCGTGATGCCGGTCGAATTGATGTTTCAAAGTCTTTCTCGATGGAGCTGCCTCCTTACTGGCAAGACTTGTGTGACTCTGGAAAATTGGCTTCTGACGGTTGGGTATTTTGTAACTCGATCAACACCGAGCTGGCCACCGGCATGGAGCACTCCGGTGCTGAATTCGAGGCTGGTACCAGTGCCAACGAGACCGACTTCCTCCATGTCATTAACCTGAACAAGGCGGCCGAAGTCTTCCAAAACGGCGGCGCTTCCGAGATCAACGGGTTTCCTGTGATTGAGCTCAACAAAGTTGTGAGCGAGGGTCTCTTACACTTCGTTCCTGAGCCTAAGAGCCCCCACGGTGTTGACGTAACGCCAAATGGTGAATATCTAACAGTTTCGGGCAAGCTCGATACTCACGCCAACGTGTATTCGTTTAAGAAGATTCAAGATGCCATCGCGGCTGGAGTGAGCGAAACCGACCAATTTGGTGTGCCTATTATTCCCATGGAAGATGCCATCGAGGCCCAGGTGGAGCTGGGTCTAGGTCCACTACATACCCAGTACGACGACAAGGGCTACGCCTACACCAGCCTGTTCCTAGATTCAGCCATTGCTCGTTGGACTTTGGGTAATGGTATGGAGCCTGAAGGCGAAGAACCCTGGAGCCTAGTTACAAAGACCGAAGTTCAATACAACGTTGGTCACCTGACCGTGGCTGGAGGCGACACGGTTAATCCCGATGGTCGCTACCTGATCTCCATGAACAAGTGGTCAATCGACCGTTTCTTCCCAACTGGGCCATTGCTCCCGCAAAACTTCCAACTAATGGATATCAGCGAGGGCGGCCAAACGATGCCGGTGATCTACGACTCACCAATCGGTGTGGCTGAGCCGCACTACGCCCAGATCATTCGGGCCGACAAGTTGAATCCGTACATTGTCTATCCACTTGGTACGGACCCCAGCTTGATGGCCGGGCATAGTCAGCCAACTGAAGATGCAATCGGTAAGAACGCTACTTTGAGCGAAGAGGATGCTGGTGTTATTCGTGACGGTAAGAACGTCACCATCAACATGACGGCAATTCGAAGCCATTACACCCCCGACCTGATTGAGATCGAGCAGGGTGACCACGTGGTTTGGCACATTACCAACTTGGAAACTACCCAAGACGCCACGCACGGTTTCGCAATACCGGGCTACAACATAACCACCAGCTTGGAACCTGGAGAGACAGCGACGCTTGAATTCGACGCCAATGTCCCAGGAGTGTTCACCTACTACTGCACCGAGTTCTGCTCGGCCTTGCACCTAGAGATGGTGGGATATTTCTTGGTGAAGCCGTAG
- a CDS encoding NADPH:quinone oxidoreductase family protein, with translation MRAVLCLDDGGLESIELREVADPTIGPDQVLVEVHAASVEFVDTLIATGLYQIKVPTPYTPGNNLAGVVLAVGENVSGFGVGDRVHGMGFVGAFAEKAAVPAAALRHTPDGLSAELACLTGATYRTAYDALVSESAGVLKDGDDVVILGASGAVGSAAITVAKALGARVVACASSEEKLEFCRSIGADETVNYSQDGFKETLKQLCPKGVDIVLDPVGGQYSEKALRAVGYGGRFVAIGFASGSIPKIPLNLVLLKGSTITGYEIGDFQRLEPETAARNRDHLEAMLAAGTIKAPITKRFSMSQAVDAIAYVGGRDKFGMTVLTPQQ, from the coding sequence GTGCGTGCAGTGCTTTGTTTAGATGACGGTGGACTCGAGTCAATCGAGCTAAGAGAGGTGGCTGACCCCACCATTGGACCCGACCAAGTACTGGTTGAGGTTCACGCCGCTTCGGTGGAATTTGTTGACACCTTGATTGCAACTGGTCTCTACCAGATTAAAGTGCCAACCCCTTACACACCAGGCAATAACTTGGCTGGAGTTGTACTGGCGGTGGGTGAAAATGTATCGGGCTTTGGCGTTGGTGATCGTGTACACGGCATGGGTTTTGTAGGTGCCTTTGCCGAAAAAGCAGCCGTGCCAGCAGCAGCTCTTCGGCACACCCCAGATGGTCTCAGCGCTGAATTGGCATGCCTGACCGGAGCTACCTATCGCACCGCCTACGATGCCTTAGTGTCAGAATCTGCCGGTGTGCTCAAAGACGGTGATGACGTAGTAATTCTGGGTGCTTCCGGCGCTGTGGGCAGTGCGGCCATTACCGTTGCCAAAGCCCTTGGTGCACGAGTTGTGGCATGTGCGTCGAGTGAAGAAAAGCTTGAGTTCTGCCGCTCAATTGGTGCCGATGAAACCGTTAACTACAGCCAAGACGGTTTCAAAGAGACCCTGAAGCAACTTTGCCCTAAGGGTGTCGACATCGTGCTCGACCCTGTCGGTGGACAATACTCCGAAAAAGCACTGCGCGCGGTGGGCTACGGTGGGCGCTTTGTTGCAATCGGCTTCGCCAGCGGTTCCATTCCCAAGATCCCACTGAATCTGGTGCTGCTGAAGGGCTCAACCATTACCGGCTACGAAATTGGCGACTTTCAGCGTCTAGAACCCGAAACCGCCGCCCGCAACCGCGATCACCTGGAAGCCATGTTGGCCGCCGGCACAATTAAAGCACCCATAACCAAACGTTTCAGCATGAGCCAAGCCGTAGACGCCATTGCTTATGTTGGCGGTCGTGACAAGTTTGGTATGACGGTCCTTACGCCGCAGCAATAG
- a CDS encoding DUF4395 domain-containing protein — translation MHKLFAFPETVNEYAARTVAAGVVAMCALLLVTGWHWLVVPLAYGFVARVLSGPTYSPLALLATKVVVPKLGLPNRETAGSPKRFAQGIGATLSVTAVVFLASGHPGVASVLVGMILVAASLEAALGFCVGCFIFGGLIRFGLIPESVCAECANISERLARREAELAAQAAHGTNSNQILPSA, via the coding sequence ATGCACAAATTGTTCGCTTTCCCCGAAACAGTCAATGAATACGCGGCACGGACCGTGGCTGCTGGCGTAGTGGCAATGTGTGCGCTTTTGTTGGTGACTGGCTGGCACTGGCTGGTGGTGCCATTGGCATATGGCTTTGTGGCACGGGTGCTTAGTGGCCCTACCTACAGCCCCCTAGCGCTTTTGGCCACCAAAGTTGTGGTTCCGAAGCTTGGTCTGCCGAATCGTGAAACCGCTGGTTCCCCTAAGCGATTCGCGCAAGGGATAGGAGCCACATTGTCGGTTACGGCTGTGGTGTTTTTGGCCAGTGGACATCCCGGTGTTGCCAGCGTGTTGGTGGGCATGATTTTGGTAGCGGCCAGCTTGGAAGCGGCCCTCGGTTTTTGTGTCGGCTGCTTCATTTTTGGCGGCCTGATCCGCTTCGGGCTAATACCAGAATCGGTCTGTGCTGAGTGTGCCAATATTTCTGAACGTCTGGCACGTCGCGAGGCCGAACTGGCTGCTCAGGCTGCCCACGGCACCAATTCCAACCAAATTTTACCCTCGGCCTAG
- a CDS encoding 2-oxoacid:ferredoxin oxidoreductase subunit beta, protein MSALPVDAVNGSEGTPVALTRKDFVSDQEVRWCPGCGDYSILAAMQFMLPEINVKPEDIVFVSGIGCSSRFPYYMNTYGMHTIHGRAPAIATGVALTRPDLDVWVIGGDGDMLSIGGNHLIHALRRNVNMKILLFNNEIYGLTKGQYSPTSEQGKVTKSSPFGSLDYPFNPLSVAIGAEATFVARTHDMDRKHMQEIFTRAHEHKGAAFVEVYQNCNVFNDGAFDGILRKDVREEMLIPLKHGEPIRWGADGQHGVVLNEYGEAYVCSVEDVGVENLLVHDEGREDPSLAFALSRISEGPTMPTPIGVFRDVERPVYDEQVAAQVESVYEQSGPGDLEALLNSGTTWTVE, encoded by the coding sequence ATGAGCGCATTACCTGTTGATGCCGTCAATGGTTCCGAAGGAACCCCGGTGGCCTTGACCCGAAAAGACTTTGTTTCCGACCAAGAAGTTCGTTGGTGTCCGGGTTGCGGTGATTACAGCATTTTGGCAGCAATGCAATTTATGTTGCCTGAAATCAACGTGAAGCCCGAAGACATTGTGTTCGTCTCTGGCATCGGCTGTTCATCACGGTTCCCCTACTACATGAACACCTACGGCATGCACACCATTCATGGTCGTGCGCCAGCTATTGCCACCGGCGTTGCACTGACCCGACCCGATCTTGATGTTTGGGTTATCGGTGGCGACGGCGACATGCTTTCCATTGGTGGAAACCATTTGATTCATGCCTTGCGTCGTAACGTTAACATGAAGATTTTGCTGTTTAACAACGAAATCTATGGTCTTACCAAAGGACAGTATTCACCCACTTCCGAACAGGGCAAGGTCACCAAATCGAGCCCGTTTGGCTCGCTCGACTATCCCTTCAACCCGCTATCGGTGGCCATTGGGGCCGAAGCTACCTTTGTGGCTCGTACCCACGATATGGACCGCAAGCATATGCAAGAGATCTTCACCCGTGCCCATGAGCATAAAGGTGCGGCCTTCGTTGAGGTCTACCAGAACTGCAACGTGTTCAACGATGGGGCGTTCGACGGTATTTTGCGCAAAGACGTGCGTGAAGAGATGCTGATTCCCCTAAAACATGGCGAACCGATTCGGTGGGGTGCCGATGGCCAACATGGTGTTGTGCTGAACGAATACGGTGAAGCTTACGTTTGCAGCGTCGAAGACGTCGGTGTCGAGAACCTATTGGTTCACGATGAAGGCCGAGAAGATCCATCGCTGGCGTTTGCTCTGTCGCGTATCTCTGAAGGCCCCACCATGCCTACTCCAATTGGAGTATTTCGCGATGTGGAGCGCCCTGTTTATGACGAACAGGTAGCGGCGCAGGTTGAGTCTGTTTATGAACAGTCAGGGCCAGGTGATTTAGAGGCGCTACTCAATTCGGGTACCACTTGGACCGTTGAGTAA